In Marisediminicola antarctica, one DNA window encodes the following:
- a CDS encoding amino-acid N-acetyltransferase: MGDNEFSVRWARTSDVPHIQTLVEPLVNRRILLGKDSVVFYGTIQGFRIVEDSTGTPIGCGALHVMWQDLAEVRTLAVQPEWLHRGIGHALLDQLEADARELGLSRLFCLTFEVDFFARHGFVPMGEEQMAPDVYAELLRSPDEGVAEFLDLARVKPNTLGNTRMIKVL, from the coding sequence GTGGGCGACAACGAGTTTTCGGTGCGGTGGGCGCGCACGAGCGACGTGCCGCACATTCAGACGCTCGTGGAGCCGCTCGTGAACCGGCGGATCCTGCTCGGCAAGGACTCGGTCGTGTTCTACGGCACGATCCAGGGCTTCCGCATTGTCGAGGACTCCACCGGCACCCCGATCGGATGCGGCGCGCTGCACGTCATGTGGCAGGACCTCGCCGAGGTGCGCACGCTCGCGGTGCAACCCGAGTGGCTCCACCGCGGCATCGGGCACGCGCTGCTCGACCAGCTCGAGGCGGATGCCCGCGAACTCGGCCTCAGCCGGCTCTTCTGCCTCACCTTCGAGGTCGACTTCTTCGCCAGGCACGGATTCGTGCCGATGGGCGAGGAACAGATGGCTCCCGATGTCTACGCCGAATTGCTGCGCAGCCCTGACGAGGGTGTTGCTGAATTCCTCGATCTCGCGCGAGTTAAGCCGAACACGCTCGGCAATACCCGAATGATCAAAGTCTTGTAG
- the radA gene encoding DNA repair protein RadA — MAKTQSNFTCTECGWATLKWAGRCGECQAWGTVVEAGQSTGSLRAVKPVRVSEARIARSIIDIESDSVAHWPSGINEFDRVLGGGIVPGATILLSGEPGVGKSTLLLEVASRAAAGGAKVLYVTAEESVNQVRLRAQRTNALQPSLFLAAETDLATILGQIDQVKPHLLIVDSVQTVSSSLSDGLAGGPSQVREVAATLIRVSKDRNLPILLVGHVTKDGTIAGPRLLEHLVDVVLQFEGDRQTSLRFVRSHKNRFGSTDEVGCFEMTGDGIAEVADPSGLFLSRGKVAVSGTCVTIAVEGRRALPVEVQALIVKSSAPQPRRVVNGVDASRVAMLLAVLERRAGLALSGYDVYVSTVGGIRVTEPGADLAIALAIASAYKDRPFAGSLAAVGEISLAGEVRQASSSKQRSAEAARLGFSTVVDASAGHLGEAVRLAFATASAAVERVAIPEF, encoded by the coding sequence ATGGCCAAAACGCAATCGAACTTCACCTGCACCGAGTGCGGGTGGGCGACCCTCAAGTGGGCCGGACGCTGCGGCGAATGCCAGGCCTGGGGCACGGTCGTCGAGGCCGGCCAGAGCACGGGCAGCCTGCGGGCGGTCAAGCCGGTGCGGGTGAGCGAGGCGCGCATCGCCCGCTCGATCATCGACATCGAGTCGGACTCCGTCGCCCACTGGCCGAGCGGAATCAACGAGTTCGACCGCGTGCTCGGCGGCGGCATCGTGCCCGGGGCGACGATCCTGCTGAGCGGCGAGCCCGGCGTGGGCAAGTCGACGCTGCTGCTTGAGGTCGCCTCCCGGGCCGCGGCGGGCGGCGCGAAGGTGCTCTACGTGACTGCCGAGGAGTCGGTGAATCAGGTGCGCCTGCGGGCGCAGCGCACGAACGCGCTGCAGCCGTCGCTGTTCCTAGCCGCCGAGACCGACCTTGCCACCATTCTCGGACAGATCGACCAGGTGAAGCCGCATTTGCTCATCGTCGACTCGGTGCAGACGGTGTCGTCGTCGCTGTCCGACGGACTCGCCGGCGGGCCGTCGCAGGTGCGGGAGGTTGCGGCCACGCTCATCCGCGTCTCCAAGGATCGCAACCTGCCGATCCTCCTCGTCGGCCACGTCACCAAGGACGGCACGATCGCAGGTCCCCGCCTGCTCGAGCACCTCGTCGATGTGGTGCTGCAGTTCGAGGGCGATCGGCAGACGTCGCTGCGGTTCGTGCGTTCGCACAAGAACCGGTTCGGATCCACGGACGAGGTCGGATGCTTCGAGATGACCGGCGACGGCATCGCCGAGGTCGCCGACCCGAGCGGCCTCTTCCTCTCCCGTGGCAAGGTCGCCGTGTCGGGCACCTGCGTGACGATCGCCGTCGAGGGGCGGCGCGCCCTCCCGGTCGAGGTGCAGGCGCTCATCGTCAAGTCGTCCGCACCGCAGCCGCGCCGGGTCGTGAACGGTGTTGACGCCTCCCGGGTGGCGATGCTGCTCGCCGTGCTCGAGCGCCGGGCCGGCCTCGCACTGAGCGGCTACGACGTCTATGTGTCGACTGTCGGCGGCATCCGCGTGACGGAGCCGGGAGCCGACCTCGCCATCGCCCTCGCGATCGCGAGCGCCTACAAGGACAGGCCCTTTGCCGGCAGCCTCGCCGCGGTCGGCGAGATCAGCCTCGCCGGGGAGGTGCGCCAGGCGTCGTCATCGAAGCAGCGGTCCGCCGAGGCCGCGCGGCTGGGCTTCTCGACCGTGGTGGATGCCTCGGCCGGGCACCTCGGCGAGGCGGTGCGCCTGGCCTTCGCGACGGCGAGCGCCGCGGTCGAGCGGGTGGCGATCCCCGAGTTCTAG
- a CDS encoding SGNH/GDSL hydrolase family protein, with translation MPSARLVAVAVVGSAALLTGAATVGRYLVIRRRTAGMVRLADMIPVHSAHWREQQKAKGEVLYVAIGDSAAQGIGASKPGRSYVGLLARSIRRETGRTVRVVNLSQSGARLREALEHLMPRLAKLQPDVVTVSIGANDIASFDPERFERELRELYSALPPAAIVADLPSFYLGESERRVRIANEVVRRVAAELSLEVAPLHRTTLGRTAARTALRDVAADFFHPNDRGYAVWASAFEPLVLRAAQALDPGTPSTRS, from the coding sequence ATGCCCTCAGCCCGTTTGGTCGCCGTCGCCGTGGTCGGCTCGGCCGCGCTGCTCACCGGGGCCGCTACGGTCGGGCGCTACCTTGTGATCCGCCGCCGCACCGCGGGCATGGTGCGTCTGGCCGACATGATCCCGGTGCACTCCGCGCACTGGCGCGAGCAGCAGAAGGCGAAGGGCGAGGTGCTTTACGTGGCGATCGGCGACTCTGCGGCGCAGGGCATCGGCGCGAGCAAACCTGGCCGCTCCTACGTGGGGCTGCTCGCGCGCAGCATCCGCCGGGAGACGGGGCGCACTGTGCGGGTGGTCAATCTCAGCCAGTCCGGCGCGCGGCTGCGGGAGGCGCTCGAGCACCTGATGCCGCGCCTCGCGAAGCTGCAGCCCGACGTCGTCACGGTCTCGATCGGCGCGAACGACATCGCGAGCTTCGACCCGGAACGGTTCGAGCGGGAGCTGCGCGAGCTGTACTCCGCGCTCCCGCCGGCCGCGATCGTCGCAGACCTGCCCTCGTTCTACCTCGGCGAGTCCGAGCGGCGGGTGCGCATCGCAAACGAGGTCGTGCGCCGGGTCGCCGCCGAGCTGTCGCTCGAGGTCGCCCCGCTGCACCGGACGACGTTGGGGCGGACCGCCGCGCGCACCGCGTTGCGTGATGTCGCGGCGGACTTCTTCCATCCGAACGATCGCGGGTATGCCGTATGGGCGTCGGCGTTCGAGCCGCTCGTGCTGCGCGCGGCGCAGGCGCTCGACCCGGGGACGCCCTCGACTCGCTCCTGA
- a CDS encoding ATP-dependent Clp protease ATP-binding subunit, with the protein MFERFTDRARRVVVLAQEEAKMLNHNYIGTEHILLGLIHEGEGVAAKALESLGIALDAVREQVQDIIGQGQQQPTGHIPFTPRAKKVLELSLREALQLGHNYIGTEHILLGLIREGEGVAAQVLVKLGADLNKVRQQVIQLLSGYQGKEQVAVGGNDSQAQQAGSQVLDQFGRNLTQAARDGKLDPVIGREKEMERVMQILSRRSKNNPVLIGEPGVGKTAVVEGLAQAIVRGDVPETLKDKQLYTLDLGSLIAGSRYRGDFEERLKKVTKEIRTRGDIITFIDEIHTLVGAGAAEGAIDAASILKPLLARGELQTIGATTLDEYRKHFEKDAALERRFQPVQVHEPSLPHTINILKGLRDKYESFHKVSITDGAIVAAANLADRYVADRFLPDKAIDLIDEAGARLRLSILSAPPELREFDDRIAAVRGQKEGAIEDQDFEKAASLRDEEKKLLGERLRLEKQWKSGESGATGTVDEGVIAEVLAAATGIPVFKLTEEETSRLVFMEKALHQRVIGQEEAISALSKTIRRTRAGLKDPRRPSGSFIFAGPTGVGKTELAKALAEFLFDDENALISLDMSEYGEKHTVSRLFGAPPGFVGFEEGGQLTEKVRRKPFSVVLFDEIEKAHPDIFNSLLQILEEGRLTDGQGRVIDFKNTVIIMTTNLGTKDISGTPIGFTSSTDTATGYDRMRGKVIEELKKHFKPEFLNRVDETIVFPQLSPEELLQIVDLFVKRLSDRLLDRDMTADLTVSAKEQLIKVGFDPSLGARPLRRAIQHEVEDRLSERILQGELNAGDHVHVDYIDGEFVFTTGRQPGRASLEEEIAALEA; encoded by the coding sequence ATGTTTGAAAGATTTACCGACCGAGCTCGTCGCGTTGTCGTTTTGGCCCAGGAAGAGGCCAAGATGCTCAACCACAACTACATCGGCACCGAGCACATCCTGCTCGGCCTCATCCACGAGGGTGAAGGCGTCGCCGCGAAGGCACTCGAGTCGCTCGGCATCGCGCTGGATGCCGTGCGCGAGCAGGTCCAGGACATCATCGGCCAGGGCCAGCAGCAGCCGACTGGACACATCCCCTTTACTCCGCGCGCCAAGAAGGTGCTCGAGCTGAGCCTGCGCGAAGCACTTCAGCTCGGACACAACTACATCGGCACTGAGCACATCCTGCTTGGCCTCATCCGCGAGGGCGAGGGCGTTGCAGCCCAAGTCCTCGTGAAGCTGGGCGCCGACCTGAACAAGGTTCGGCAGCAGGTGATTCAGTTGCTTTCCGGATACCAAGGAAAGGAGCAGGTCGCCGTGGGCGGCAACGATTCACAGGCACAGCAGGCTGGCAGCCAGGTTCTCGACCAGTTCGGTCGCAACCTCACTCAAGCCGCGCGCGACGGCAAGCTCGACCCTGTCATCGGACGCGAGAAGGAGATGGAGCGGGTCATGCAGATCCTCTCCCGCCGCTCGAAGAACAACCCCGTGCTGATCGGTGAGCCCGGCGTCGGCAAGACCGCCGTCGTCGAGGGCCTCGCCCAGGCCATCGTGCGCGGCGACGTTCCCGAGACCCTCAAGGACAAGCAGCTCTACACGCTCGACCTCGGCTCGCTCATCGCCGGAAGCCGCTATCGCGGTGACTTCGAGGAGCGCCTCAAGAAGGTCACCAAGGAGATCCGCACCCGCGGCGACATCATCACCTTCATCGACGAGATCCACACCCTCGTCGGCGCGGGTGCCGCAGAGGGCGCGATCGACGCAGCCAGCATCCTGAAGCCGCTGCTCGCCCGCGGTGAGCTGCAGACGATCGGCGCGACGACCCTCGACGAGTACCGCAAGCACTTCGAGAAGGATGCGGCGCTCGAGCGTCGCTTCCAGCCGGTGCAGGTGCACGAGCCGTCCTTGCCGCACACGATCAACATCCTCAAGGGACTGCGCGACAAGTACGAGTCGTTCCACAAGGTGTCGATCACCGACGGCGCGATCGTCGCGGCGGCGAACCTCGCCGACCGTTACGTCGCTGACCGCTTCCTGCCCGACAAGGCCATCGACCTGATCGACGAGGCTGGCGCCCGCCTGCGCCTGTCGATCCTGTCCGCACCGCCGGAGCTGCGCGAGTTCGACGACCGCATCGCGGCCGTGCGCGGTCAGAAGGAAGGCGCGATCGAGGACCAGGACTTCGAGAAGGCCGCAAGCCTGCGCGACGAGGAGAAGAAACTCCTCGGCGAGCGACTGCGCCTCGAGAAGCAGTGGAAGAGCGGAGAGTCCGGCGCGACCGGAACAGTGGACGAAGGCGTCATCGCCGAGGTCCTCGCCGCAGCCACCGGCATCCCCGTCTTCAAGCTCACCGAAGAGGAGACCAGTCGTCTCGTCTTCATGGAGAAGGCCCTGCACCAGCGCGTCATCGGCCAGGAGGAGGCCATCTCGGCACTCTCCAAGACGATCCGCCGCACCCGTGCCGGGCTCAAGGACCCGCGTCGTCCGAGCGGCTCGTTCATCTTCGCTGGCCCCACCGGTGTCGGAAAGACGGAGCTCGCGAAGGCCCTCGCCGAGTTCCTGTTCGACGACGAGAACGCCCTGATCTCGCTCGACATGAGTGAGTACGGCGAGAAGCACACCGTCTCGCGGCTGTTCGGTGCACCTCCCGGGTTCGTCGGCTTCGAGGAGGGCGGCCAGCTCACCGAGAAGGTGCGCCGCAAGCCGTTCTCCGTGGTGCTGTTCGACGAGATCGAGAAGGCGCACCCCGACATCTTCAACTCTCTCCTCCAGATTCTGGAAGAGGGACGTCTGACGGATGGCCAGGGTCGCGTGATCGACTTCAAGAACACCGTGATCATCATGACCACGAACCTTGGCACGAAGGACATCTCGGGAACGCCGATCGGGTTCACCTCGTCGACCGATACCGCCACCGGTTATGACCGGATGCGCGGCAAGGTCATCGAGGAGCTCAAGAAGCACTTCAAGCCCGAGTTCCTGAACCGCGTCGACGAGACCATCGTCTTCCCGCAACTCAGCCCGGAGGAACTGCTCCAGATCGTCGACCTCTTCGTGAAGCGGCTGAGCGATCGGCTGCTCGACCGCGACATGACGGCCGACCTGACCGTCTCCGCCAAGGAGCAGCTCATCAAGGTCGGGTTCGACCCGTCGCTCGGAGCGAGGCCTCTGCGTCGCGCGATCCAGCACGAGGTCGAGGACCGACTGAGCGAGCGCATCCTGCAGGGCGAGCTCAATGCCGGTGACCACGTACACGTGGACTACATCGACGGAGAGTTCGTCTTCACCACCGGACGCCAGCCTGGCCGTGCCTCGCTTGAGGAAGAGATCGCCGCCCTCGAGGCGTAA
- a CDS encoding dehydrogenase → MPNASRHPHPRKAQPKLPAAKQLAEALAAADTAAVAFALRNDAVIVPLLPVDGLAQVRVFRASVEDPFTLLLFSSAENYVRMLPEETDLRVLRYGRAQLVEFMEKHLDTLGTVWFDVAGPHPMQADPVELLAALTL, encoded by the coding sequence ATGCCCAACGCGTCACGTCACCCCCACCCCCGCAAAGCGCAGCCGAAGCTGCCCGCCGCGAAGCAGCTCGCCGAGGCGCTTGCCGCCGCTGACACCGCCGCTGTCGCGTTCGCGCTGCGCAACGATGCGGTGATCGTGCCGCTGCTGCCGGTCGACGGGCTGGCGCAGGTGCGCGTCTTTCGGGCATCCGTCGAGGACCCGTTCACTCTGCTCCTGTTCTCATCGGCGGAGAATTACGTGCGGATGCTGCCCGAGGAGACCGACCTGAGGGTGCTCAGATACGGCCGCGCCCAGCTCGTCGAGTTCATGGAGAAACACCTCGACACCCTCGGCACCGTCTGGTTCGATGTCGCTGGGCCGCACCCGATGCAGGCCGACCCGGTGGAGCTGCTGGCGGCGCTGACGCTGTAG
- a CDS encoding AAA family ATPase, which produces MDSEQRSFIELFRTFLEEVVFTSVRDSALTPLGELVQDYLGVDIATLPAVTETIGGHRLIDADIALAHLAARGESRLVGVTNGQMRWQEDLPGLLVSRATFAPGPVDYASVASGPDSERQMVTFGLRMLEFDGHRIALLQRSARPDFGQAHARIEVLAASPDIASAVIHEIREQMIRLSVLRGQVLSLIGNEYGQGAAGATFLARPTVTAEEIVLADGVLEQVRRHVVGIGEQRARLTSAGQHLKRGVLLYGPPGTGKTLTVRHLLASTPGTTAVLLTGASIRFITEAAELARAMQPAIVVLEDVDLVAGDRSMHGGPQPLPFAVLDALDGLDGDADVTFLLTTNRVELLERALAERPGRVDLAVEIGLPDVAERRRLFALYARALPLSAEAVEAAADRADGVTGSFAKELMRRAVLTAAEQSREVTDVDLQASLEDLLSAREALTRSMLGGSGVPHGGDGVHYSASYGTPMSSSLTIEPDE; this is translated from the coding sequence ATGGACTCCGAGCAGCGCTCATTCATCGAGCTCTTCCGAACCTTCCTCGAGGAGGTCGTATTCACGTCGGTGCGCGACAGCGCCCTGACGCCCCTCGGCGAGCTCGTCCAGGACTACCTGGGCGTCGACATCGCGACTCTGCCCGCCGTCACCGAGACGATCGGCGGGCATCGCCTCATCGACGCCGACATCGCGCTGGCGCATCTCGCGGCACGTGGGGAGTCCCGCCTGGTCGGCGTCACCAATGGGCAGATGCGCTGGCAGGAGGACCTGCCCGGCCTGCTGGTCAGCCGGGCGACGTTCGCTCCGGGCCCGGTGGACTACGCGTCGGTCGCGTCCGGCCCCGACAGCGAACGGCAGATGGTGACCTTCGGACTGCGGATGCTGGAGTTCGACGGGCACCGGATCGCCCTGCTGCAGCGCTCCGCCCGCCCCGACTTCGGCCAGGCGCACGCCCGAATCGAAGTGCTCGCGGCGAGTCCCGACATTGCGAGCGCCGTGATCCATGAGATCCGCGAGCAGATGATCCGGCTCAGCGTGCTGCGAGGCCAGGTGCTTTCCCTCATCGGCAACGAGTATGGGCAGGGTGCGGCCGGCGCGACGTTCCTCGCGCGGCCCACCGTCACAGCCGAGGAGATCGTGCTGGCCGACGGGGTGCTCGAGCAGGTGAGGCGGCACGTGGTGGGAATCGGCGAGCAGCGCGCGCGGCTCACCTCGGCGGGCCAGCACCTCAAGCGCGGCGTGCTGCTCTACGGGCCGCCCGGAACAGGCAAGACCCTCACCGTGCGGCACCTCCTCGCGAGCACCCCGGGAACGACGGCGGTGCTGCTCACCGGCGCGAGCATCCGGTTCATCACCGAGGCGGCCGAGCTCGCCCGTGCGATGCAGCCCGCCATTGTGGTGCTCGAAGACGTCGACCTCGTCGCCGGCGATCGGTCGATGCACGGTGGGCCGCAGCCGCTGCCTTTCGCGGTGCTCGATGCGCTCGACGGGCTCGACGGCGATGCCGACGTCACCTTTCTGCTCACGACCAACCGGGTGGAGCTGCTCGAGAGGGCGCTGGCGGAGCGTCCGGGCCGGGTCGACCTCGCCGTCGAGATCGGGCTGCCGGATGTCGCCGAGCGCCGCCGATTGTTCGCGCTCTACGCGCGCGCCCTGCCGCTGTCGGCGGAGGCGGTGGAGGCCGCCGCGGATCGGGCCGACGGGGTGACCGGGTCGTTCGCCAAGGAGCTGATGCGCCGGGCGGTGCTCACGGCCGCGGAGCAGTCGCGCGAGGTGACTGATGTTGACCTGCAGGCGTCCCTCGAGGATCTGCTCTCGGCGCGCGAGGCGCTGACCCGGAGCATGCTGGGTGGGTCGGGGGTACCACACGGTGGCGATGGGGTGCACTACTCGGCGAGCTACGGCACGCCGATGTCGAGCTCGCTGACAATCGAGCCGGACGAGTAA